One Phaseolus vulgaris cultivar G19833 chromosome 2, P. vulgaris v2.0, whole genome shotgun sequence DNA window includes the following coding sequences:
- the LOC137810698 gene encoding serine/threonine-protein phosphatase PP2A catalytic subunit, producing the protein MPSHADLDRQIEHLMECKPLPEAEVKALCDQARAILVEEWNVQPVKCPVTVCGDIHGQFYDLIELFRIGGNAPDTNYLFMGDYVDRGYYSVETVTLLVALKVRYRDRITILRGNHESRQITQVYGFYDECLRKYGNANVWKFFTDLFDYLPLTALIESQIFCLHGGLSPSLDTLDNIRALDRIQEVPHEGPMCDLLWSDPDDRCGWGISPRGAGYTFGQDIASQFNHTNGLSLISRAHQLVMEGYNWCQDKNVVTVFSAPNYCYRCGNMAAILEIGENMDQNFLQFDPAPRQIEPDTTRKTPDYFL; encoded by the exons ATGCCGTCTCACGCGGATCTGGACCGGCAGATCGAGCACCTCATGGAGTGCAAGCCTCTGCCGGAGGCGGAGGTCAAAGCGCTTTGCGATCAGGCCAGGGCAATTCTCGTCGAAGAGTGGAACGTTCAACCGGTGAAGTGTCCCGTCACCGTCTGCGGCGACATTCACGGCCAGTTTTACGATCTCATCGAGCTTTTTCGGATAGGAGGAAACGCTCCCGATACCAACTACCTTTTTATGGGCGATTATGTAG ATCGTGGCTACTATTCAGTGGAGACTGTTACACTTTTGGTGGCCTTGAAAGTTCGTTATAGAGATAGAATTACAATCCTTAGGGGAAATCATGAGAGTCGTCAAATCACTCAAGT GTATGGCTTCTACGATGAATGTTTGAGAAAATATGGAAATGCTAATGTCTGGAAATTCTTTACCGACCTGTTTGATTATTTGCCTTTGACTGCCCTTATTGAGAGTCAG ATTTTCTGCTTGCATGGAGGTCTCTCACCATCTTTGGATACACTGGATAATATCCGGGCGTTGGATCGCATACAGGAG GTTCCACACGAAGGACCAATGTGTGACCTATTGTGGTCTGATCCAGATGATCGCTGTGGTTGGGGAATATCTCCACGTGGTGCAGGATATACATTTGGACAGGACATAGCTTCTCAGTTCAATCATACCAATGGTCTATCCCTGATATCTAGAGCTCACCAGCTAGTCATGGAAGGATACAATTGGTGCCAG GACAAGAATGTGGTGACTGTTTTTAGTGCACCTAATTATTGTTACCGATGTGGGAACATGGCTGCCATACTGGAAATTGGAGAGAATATGGATCAGAATTTTCTGCAGTTTGATCCAGCTCCCAGACAAATTGAGCCTGACACTACACGAAAGACtccagattattttttgtaa